Genomic window (Sporocytophaga myxococcoides):
ATACCTTTTGATTTTAAATACCTAACAACTGATTCTGCTCTGTTTTGAGATAACTTATTGTTGTAATCATCACTTCCTTTGTCGTCTGTGTGTGCAGAAATTTCTACTACAAGAGTTTTATTTGCCTTCATGAGATCCACCACCCTGTCCAACTCAAAAAAAGAAGTTGTAGATAACGAAGCAGAATCAAACTCGAAGAAAATATTATTTAAAACAAAAGAAGTATTCTTTTTGAGAGGCTTCAATTTAATATTTTTTTCAAACTTTTGATACCTCTTCACAGAATCAGGTTTTAGAACCTCTGAATGAAAAGTATGACCTTTTGAACTTATGGAAAAGTCATAAGTCTTGCCTTCCTCTATGTATACTTGAAATTTCCCGGTAAGAGAGTCATTGGTAACTTCTGATACTTTTTCTTTGGTTTTAAAATTGTTAAGCTGAATGGTTGAAGCAATAGGCTTGTTGGTTTCTTCATCCTTAATAAAACCCTCTACAGAAATCACCTTTTCCGGTCTAAACTCACCAGGTAATTCCACTTTATAAATATCATCCTTATTATTACTCGAAGTAGATGAAAGATAAATTACATCTCCGGAAGCAGGTACAGAAATCAATTCATCGTCTTTTGATGTATTAATGAAATCCAATGGCACTGGCTTTGTCCATTTGCCATATTTAAGTTTGGACTCATAAAGATCGTATCCTCCTTTGCCTTCCGGTTTATATGATGAATAAATGAGAGTTTTACCATCTGCCATTATTCTCGGATATCCTTCACATCCGGTATTTATCGGATATGGCAATGGAACCGGGTTTATAAAAAATGCACCTTGTCGTGTAGCTGTAAAAAGTTTGCAGCACCTCTGGCCTGTTGAAGTATTCTTTTCTCCCGCTCTCATA
Coding sequences:
- a CDS encoding OmpA family protein — its product is MSKKLFLFVLNFISLVAFGQKHANTNLQSLGNPVNTLENSEFAPTISADGNTLIFESDKGGRWRLYMSSQVQPGVWSKPIDIAAINNVVGPNDFLGGPCLSYDGSTLFFTSNMKGGMGGIDIWYSKRTGNNWSAPKNLGKPVNSAGYDGFPSLSPDGKILYFMRAGEKNTSTGQRCCKLFTATRQGAFFINPVPLPYPINTGCEGYPRIMADGKTLIYSSYKPEGKGGYDLYESKLKYGKWTKPVPLDFINTSKDDELISVPASGDVIYLSSTSSNNKDDIYKVELPGEFRPEKVISVEGFIKDEETNKPIASTIQLNNFKTKEKVSEVTNDSLTGKFQVYIEEGKTYDFSISSKGHTFHSEVLKPDSVKRYQKFEKNIKLKPLKKNTSFVLNNIFFEFDSASLSTTSFFELDRVVDLMKANKTLVVEISAHTDDKGSDDYNNKLSQNRAESVVRYLKSKGIIAERLVARGFGKTMPAVPNDSDENRAKNRRVEFKILKI